A stretch of DNA from Syntrophales bacterium:
ATTAAGCACAACGGGTAGAAAGTCGATCGCTTCTCTGTGAAGATAATCTACCGTTCGGGGTGCCGGACAGTACGAGGATTTCCCGTATCCCCACCGGTCATAAACAAAACCGGGAAGACCTGTTTTTTCACAAAGCTGATCAGGGAAATCCTTCCACTGACCAACACTACCCAGTCCTTCATGGAGAAAAACTAAAAATGTCTTTTTCTCGTAGCTGAGATCATCTTCCGGTAACAGAAATTCACCGTAAAGCTCAATCTCATTTACCGAGAATCTCAGTGCTTTCCTTCTCATACCGCTTCAATGGTGGATGGTGGTTTCGGGGCAATGTTGTAGGTCACACTCACAACCCCAGGTATACTGCAAATAATCTCTGAAGCTACTTTCTCAAGTAAATCAAAAGATAGTCGAGTGGGGTTCGCCACCCTAGCATCTAAACTGTCCCAGCAACGGACTTCTATCTGATACCCGAATTCTCTCTTACCATTGATCATACCTGTTACCTTGTCCTCATGAAGGATGGCCATGTACTGAAAAGCTTTGGTCTCTCGGAGTATACTCTCAACAATGGCCGTTGCTTTTCTTACTATCTCTACCCTTTCCGGTGTGACCTCTCCTATGATCCTCGCCGCAAGGGCTGGGCCTGGGAAAGGTATCCTCTCAAAAATGTCCGGTGGAAGTCCGAGGGCCCTACCTACTTTTCTAACACCATCCTTTCTAAGTTGAATCAGAGGTTCTATTATTCTATATCCAAATTCCTCTTCTGGATTTATACCCAATTGTTCAAAAACGTTGTGCTGTCTCTTGATGCCCGCCACAGTTTCCTCCACATCAGTCAAGATCGTGCCCTGAAGAAGAAATTTTGCCCCGGATTCTCTTACAATTTTCCCAAAAACTCGACGATAAAAAGTTTGGGTTATCGCCTCTCTCTTTTCTTCTGGATCCTTAATGCCTCGAAGTGCGTCAAAGAATTTGTTTTTTGCTTCCACAACTTCAACATTAACGCCTAATGCTGAAAAGAGTTGGACAACTCTCTCACTTTCGCCTTCCCTCATTAAGCCGTTTTCAATGAACACCGTCCGCAATTGACTCCCCAGAGCTCGATGACCAAGAAGGGTAACCACCGATGAATCCACTCCACCTGAAAGGGCGTTTATTGCCATTTCATTACCCACAACAGCTCTGATTTCCTCAATTTTCTCCTTTATAAACTTTTGAGGATCAAGTCTATCTGCTGATATCTCGGTTATCATTTCTGTTTTTTTCCTCCGTAGTCGTACTTCACTTCATACACATGGGATACACTTAAAGAAGTTTTAAAAGTATGGCAAGATAAAAAAAAGTTTAGTCCACTGCATTATATCCCCTACTCACAACTCTCCCGAAACCCTACTTGTGATGAGGCACGATTTCCCCTACTCTGGTTTTTCCCACACAGCGCAGTAACTCGTTGTCGTGATTGACACCTAAACACGCACATGACACTAGCAAGCATTAATCACAAAGAGCAACACAGTATTATTTCTGCAAATGTTCTACGTATGATACATTCTCAAAAAATTAAAATCCCCACCATTTTTTTGCTTTTTTCACTCGCATTTGCT
This window harbors:
- a CDS encoding asparagine synthase-related protein; amino-acid sequence: MITEISADRLDPQKFIKEKIEEIRAVVGNEMAINALSGGVDSSVVTLLGHRALGSQLRTVFIENGLMREGESERVVQLFSALGVNVEVVEAKNKFFDALRGIKDPEEKREAITQTFYRRVFGKIVRESGAKFLLQGTILTDVEETVAGIKRQHNVFEQLGINPEEEFGYRIIEPLIQLRKDGVRKVGRALGLPPDIFERIPFPGPALAARIIGEVTPERVEIVRKATAIVESILRETKAFQYMAILHEDKVTGMINGKREFGYQIEVRCWDSLDARVANPTRLSFDLLEKVASEIICSIPGVVSVTYNIAPKPPSTIEAV